In the genome of Granulibacter bethesdensis CGDNIH1, one region contains:
- a CDS encoding beta strand repeat-containing protein: MPLTLAFADATDSSGQPLTTTFKVLVSDNSHAHMMGLRFDYDATTQQNYTTAYSALMNLAPMQSGAMSRGYIISQAGLTVGLNQANAGSGWAFTKLAPASQSGDWLAPPVTVTVNGKVLPAGSVLIDTGLNEMFLKYEGGSRLPANSTITLSMLGTGGAVQYSFNTGTPTGVAPSFVSAGNSSTGTFVNTGLHALAGFDVLYDEANGLFGLRANGHSPQSSVSFDPVFSLSGNMSVQAGFQSSQSILLTGPATLQGAGSISLDGTISGNGLLTVKAPGTVTLSGSNTYTGGTVLQGAAIAVSSASGLGTGGVAMAAGSANTLSLTSGSATVWSAGADTISAGMASVRVAASGAGTLTFVGGKEASQVYGGGGTMTVFGGAGDGVFAAGGAGSVIVNGAGNATVIGGGGNAIYGGSGATLVFGGAQGANSILGGSGSSTVVGQSGDHVVGQAGNMLVFGSSNATDTIIGGNATTVMGGNAGTQLLSNGNTVFWGGSGNDMLWGGAGITIATLGSGNDTTYIGSGAMSIAGGSGQDIYTVIAGQAGGSAVIFDFNPGQDSLVLEGYDTASIVKTVQAGYVTLSLPDQTMLTFVGADPSSLPGRSIS; the protein is encoded by the coding sequence GTGCCGCTAACTCTGGCTTTTGCCGATGCAACCGATAGCAGTGGGCAGCCACTGACGACGACCTTCAAGGTTCTCGTCTCCGACAACAGCCATGCGCATATGATGGGCTTGCGCTTCGATTATGATGCGACGACGCAGCAAAACTATACTACTGCCTACAGCGCTCTCATGAATCTTGCTCCGATGCAGTCGGGGGCTATGTCGCGTGGCTATATCATCAGTCAGGCTGGTCTGACTGTCGGGCTGAATCAGGCGAACGCGGGCAGCGGATGGGCTTTCACCAAACTTGCTCCGGCATCGCAATCCGGTGATTGGCTGGCACCGCCGGTGACTGTTACCGTGAATGGCAAGGTACTGCCGGCAGGCTCAGTGTTGATTGATACCGGCCTGAATGAAATGTTCCTGAAATATGAGGGCGGAAGCAGGCTGCCTGCCAACAGCACCATTACTCTTTCCATGTTGGGAACGGGCGGCGCTGTACAATATTCATTCAATACCGGAACCCCCACGGGTGTGGCGCCTTCTTTTGTCAGCGCAGGCAATTCATCGACTGGTACTTTTGTGAATACCGGCCTGCATGCTCTGGCAGGCTTCGATGTTCTTTACGATGAAGCGAACGGGCTGTTTGGATTAAGGGCCAATGGTCACTCGCCCCAATCATCGGTCTCGTTCGATCCGGTTTTCTCACTGTCCGGAAATATGAGCGTTCAAGCTGGTTTTCAATCTTCCCAATCCATTCTTTTGACAGGGCCGGCAACCTTGCAGGGGGCCGGAAGCATATCCCTGGATGGCACGATCTCCGGCAACGGGCTCCTGACGGTGAAAGCCCCCGGGACTGTGACCTTGTCGGGCAGTAACACATATACTGGCGGAACGGTTCTGCAGGGCGCCGCCATCGCTGTAAGTTCGGCTTCCGGACTGGGAACGGGTGGCGTTGCAATGGCTGCGGGGTCGGCAAACACACTGTCCCTGACCAGCGGTAGCGCCACGGTATGGAGCGCAGGCGCTGATACGATCAGCGCTGGTATGGCATCGGTTCGGGTTGCCGCCAGCGGGGCCGGGACGCTGACATTCGTAGGAGGAAAGGAAGCATCCCAGGTTTACGGGGGTGGCGGTACCATGACAGTGTTCGGTGGTGCGGGAGACGGGGTGTTCGCTGCTGGTGGTGCAGGGAGCGTGATCGTCAACGGTGCGGGCAATGCCACGGTGATCGGAGGCGGCGGGAACGCCATTTATGGCGGCAGCGGAGCGACCCTGGTTTTCGGCGGTGCGCAGGGTGCCAATAGCATCCTTGGAGGAAGTGGCAGCAGCACCGTCGTTGGGCAGTCAGGAGATCATGTGGTCGGGCAGGCCGGCAATATGCTGGTCTTTGGGAGCAGCAACGCTACAGATACGATTATCGGTGGCAATGCAACGACCGTGATGGGCGGCAATGCGGGCACCCAGCTTCTTTCCAATGGAAACACTGTGTTCTGGGGTGGTTCTGGAAATGACATGCTCTGGGGTGGCGCGGGTATTACAATCGCGACGCTGGGAAGCGGCAACGATACCACCTATATCGGCAGTGGTGCCATGAGCATTGCCGGAGGCTCAGGCCAAGATATTTACACCGTCATTGCCGGGCAGGCCGGTGGATCGGCGGTGATCTTTGATTTCAATCCGGGTCAGGATTCGTTGGTGCTGGAAGGCTATGATACCGCGAGCATCGTCAAGACTGTCCAAGCGGGTTATGTGACACTCAGCCTGCCCGATCAGACGATGCTGACATTCGTGGGTGCGGACCCATCCAGCCTTCCTGGCCGGTCGATAAGCTGA
- the argJ gene encoding bifunctional glutamate N-acetyltransferase/amino-acid acetyltransferase ArgJ: protein MTHPVSPLAVTLPEMPPLPGVRLGAAAAGIRYKGRTDLVMVELAQGTTVAGVFTRNKCPGAPIGWCREALKGGQARGLVVNAGNANVFTGRAGEEAARRSAEAAAKLLGCAEEEVFLASTGVIGEQLPYERIVSALPALHNALTEDTWHDAARGIMTTDTFPKGAVRTAKIGGQTVRIQGIAKGSGMIAPDMATMLCFVFTDAAIPAAALQSMLGKAVKTSFNRITVDSDTSTSDTVLLFATGQADHPDVPETGGPALRDFARALSEVLLDLALQVVRDGEGAQKLIRIDVEGAVSHGSAEKIAMSIANSPLVKTAVAGEDANWGRIVMAVGKAGEPADRDKLGVAVGGVWMARNGGVIDGYDEAPVVAHMKGREINIAVDLGLGKGRATAWTCDLTHGYIDINGSYRS from the coding sequence ATGACTCATCCGGTTTCTCCTTTGGCCGTCACGCTGCCTGAGATGCCGCCTCTGCCGGGTGTCAGGCTCGGCGCGGCGGCGGCTGGTATCCGCTATAAGGGCCGCACCGATCTGGTCATGGTGGAGCTGGCACAAGGCACAACTGTTGCGGGGGTGTTTACCCGCAACAAATGTCCCGGCGCACCGATCGGCTGGTGCCGGGAGGCACTGAAGGGCGGCCAGGCGCGAGGGCTGGTGGTCAACGCCGGCAACGCCAATGTTTTCACCGGTCGCGCCGGGGAAGAAGCGGCCCGCCGCAGCGCTGAAGCGGCGGCGAAGTTGCTCGGCTGTGCGGAGGAGGAGGTTTTTCTGGCCTCCACCGGCGTGATTGGCGAGCAGCTGCCTTATGAGCGGATCGTCTCCGCTCTTCCCGCTCTCCATAACGCGCTGACCGAAGACACATGGCATGATGCCGCGCGTGGCATCATGACCACCGATACCTTTCCCAAGGGAGCGGTCCGTACCGCGAAGATCGGCGGACAGACGGTGCGCATTCAGGGGATCGCCAAGGGCAGCGGTATGATCGCCCCGGATATGGCGACCATGCTGTGCTTCGTGTTTACGGACGCGGCCATTCCCGCGGCGGCTTTGCAGTCCATGCTGGGCAAGGCAGTCAAAACCAGTTTCAACCGCATCACGGTGGACAGTGATACCTCCACCAGCGACACGGTGCTGCTATTCGCGACTGGTCAGGCCGATCATCCTGACGTCCCGGAAACAGGTGGTCCGGCCCTGCGCGATTTTGCGCGTGCCTTGTCGGAAGTCTTGCTCGATCTTGCGCTTCAGGTGGTACGGGACGGCGAAGGCGCGCAGAAGCTGATCCGGATCGATGTCGAAGGTGCCGTCAGCCATGGTTCGGCGGAGAAAATCGCCATGTCCATCGCCAATTCCCCGCTGGTGAAAACAGCCGTTGCCGGGGAAGATGCGAACTGGGGTCGCATCGTGATGGCGGTCGGCAAGGCGGGTGAACCGGCGGATCGCGACAAGCTTGGTGTTGCGGTTGGCGGCGTGTGGATGGCCCGCAATGGCGGTGTGATCGACGGATATGATGAGGCTCCGGTCGTGGCCCATATGAAAGGCCGGGAGATCAATATCGCTGTCGATCTTGGCCTCGGCAAAGGCCGGGCGACTGCCTGGACCTGTGATCTGACGCACGGTTATATCGACATTAACGGCTCCTACAGGAGCTGA
- a CDS encoding competence/damage-inducible protein A has translation MSHISSAQGACLLVIGNEILSGRTQDRNIQFLARALGEHGLPLREVRVIPDVRETIIATVNETRARFAHVLTTGGIGPTHDDITSECVAAAFGVPWEPHPEAWALMEAHYPPGGFNPARQRMATMPRGATLIANPVSLAPGFSIGNVHVMAGIPTVMQAMFQDLVKRLPAGLPVLSRTVHAWNIAEGTIAADLATLQLRWPDVEIGSYPFQKEENGKRIYGIAIVAKGTDARKLDEVADSVMELFETFNVSPVLGELDRTS, from the coding sequence ATGAGTCATATATCTTCTGCGCAAGGCGCGTGTCTGCTGGTGATCGGCAACGAGATTCTCTCGGGCCGTACGCAGGACAGGAATATCCAGTTTCTGGCGCGTGCACTGGGCGAGCATGGATTGCCGCTGCGGGAGGTCAGGGTCATTCCGGATGTGCGGGAAACCATTATCGCCACTGTGAATGAAACCCGTGCCCGTTTTGCCCATGTGCTGACCACAGGTGGTATCGGCCCCACTCATGACGATATCACCAGCGAATGTGTGGCGGCGGCTTTCGGTGTTCCGTGGGAGCCTCATCCGGAAGCATGGGCCTTGATGGAGGCGCATTATCCGCCGGGCGGCTTCAACCCGGCGCGTCAACGCATGGCGACAATGCCGAGAGGGGCGACGCTGATCGCCAATCCGGTCTCTCTCGCGCCAGGATTCAGTATTGGGAATGTGCATGTCATGGCCGGTATCCCAACCGTTATGCAGGCGATGTTCCAGGATCTGGTAAAGCGTCTGCCTGCGGGATTGCCCGTCTTGTCTCGCACTGTTCATGCCTGGAACATTGCAGAGGGTACTATTGCTGCCGATCTGGCGACTTTACAGCTTCGTTGGCCGGATGTGGAAATAGGAAGCTATCCGTTCCAGAAAGAGGAAAACGGAAAGCGGATTTATGGCATTGCGATTGTTGCGAAGGGAACCGATGCCCGTAAACTGGATGAAGTCGCAGACTCTGTAATGGAACTGTTTGAAACATTTAATGTCTCTCCTGTTTTAGGAGAATTGGATCGAACATCTTGA
- a CDS encoding peptidylprolyl isomerase, which produces MAAALLAGSAGLSVTAAQADDAASAQKAAPPPSTVVGRVNGADIHLGDLEDAARNLPEQMRQAPPQVIYPILLNQMLQREALVQAARKEGLDKKPDVAADMKRAANQTLQNDYIREHVGPLLTDEALRKKFDKELAGKPGEEEVHARHILVPTEDEAKRIIAELKAGGDFAKIAKERSKDPGAANGGDLGFFKQADMVPEFSKAAFALKNNEVSPTPVHTQFGWHVIQTLEHRRAPAQTFEQARDQLRQQVIQDGVKDLVTNAMKGAKVERFNPDGSVPKPEAAPAAPAPAKN; this is translated from the coding sequence ATGGCCGCCGCCCTGCTGGCCGGGAGTGCCGGGCTTTCCGTCACCGCAGCGCAGGCTGATGACGCAGCCTCCGCCCAGAAGGCGGCACCGCCCCCGAGCACGGTCGTCGGCCGTGTCAATGGCGCCGACATTCATCTGGGGGATCTGGAGGATGCCGCCCGCAATCTGCCGGAACAGATGCGTCAGGCCCCGCCGCAGGTCATCTACCCGATCCTGCTGAACCAGATGCTTCAGCGTGAGGCGCTGGTTCAGGCGGCCCGCAAGGAAGGTCTGGACAAGAAGCCGGATGTCGCGGCCGATATGAAGCGGGCTGCCAATCAGACGCTTCAGAACGATTATATCCGTGAGCATGTCGGCCCGCTGCTGACCGATGAGGCGCTGCGGAAGAAATTCGACAAGGAACTGGCTGGCAAGCCGGGTGAGGAAGAAGTCCATGCCCGCCACATCCTGGTTCCGACCGAGGATGAGGCGAAGCGCATCATCGCCGAGCTGAAGGCGGGCGGCGATTTTGCCAAGATCGCCAAGGAACGCAGCAAGGATCCGGGAGCCGCGAATGGTGGGGATCTGGGGTTCTTCAAGCAGGCCGATATGGTGCCGGAATTCAGCAAGGCCGCCTTCGCGCTGAAGAATAATGAAGTTTCACCCACGCCGGTGCACACCCAGTTCGGCTGGCACGTGATCCAGACGCTGGAACATCGTCGCGCTCCGGCCCAGACCTTTGAACAGGCGCGTGATCAGCTCCGTCAGCAGGTTATTCAGGATGGTGTGAAAGATCTTGTCACGAACGCCATGAAGGGTGCGAAGGTTGAACGCTTCAACCCCGACGGTTCCGTGCCGAAGCCGGAGGCTGCCCCTGCGGCCCCTGCTCCCGCGAAGAACTGA
- the secA gene encoding preprotein translocase subunit SecA, with product MFARLVRSIFGSSNDRSLRGYQRRVQQINALEPELAALTDAELQARTILLKQKLADGATLDGILPEAFAIVREASKRVFGMRHFDVQLIGGMVLHDGKIAEMRTGEGKTLVATLPVYLNALTGKGVHVVTVNDYLARRDAETMGQLYSFLGLSTGIVVHGQEELERRAAYHADITYGTNNEFGFDYLRDNMKYRLEDMVQRDFTYAIVDEVDSILIDEARTPLIISGPAEDSSNLYRSVDAVVRELVKDPAAFEKDEKQRSVHLTEAGSEKVEEMLHASGILTDGNLYDTFNITVLHHVQQSLRAHTLFERNVEYIVRDDKVIIIDEFTGRMMDGRRYSEGLHQALEAKEHVTVQQENQTLASITFQNYFRMYPKLAGMTGTALTEADEFAEIYKLDVLAVPTNLPVQRKDGDDEVYRTAREKYEAVANLIEEIRTRGQPVLVGTTSIEKSEVIKQLLDQKRIPAELLNAKQHEREAIIVAEAGAPGRVTIATNMAGRGTDIKLGGNAEARIQTELADMPEGPERDAAIARIEQEVQEAHEAVRKAGGLFVIGTERHESRRIDNQLRGRSGRQGDPGESRFFLSLEDDLMRIFGSDRMGAMLQRLGLKDGEAIIHPWINKALEKAQKKVEARNFDMRKNVLKYDDVMNDQRKEVYAQRREFMNADDVSETVADMREEVIDTLITRHIPERAFQEQWDTAGLAAGLRALLNADIPVEQWGREEGVDEAEMRRRVQAAATELMDVKAAHAGADAMRYIEKALLLQTLDQVWKEHLLLLDQLRQGIGLRAYGQRDPLNEYKSEAFSLFNAMLDELKQRVTAILAQVEFGAPPPASADPFVSGSSQFVESHPEPVSIRMAVGPNGEDIPLPPPPPAMFSAAYADVEGIDFNDPSTWINVPRNAPCPCGSGQKYKHCHGRLG from the coding sequence ATGTTCGCGAGACTCGTCCGCTCCATCTTCGGCTCCAGCAATGATCGCTCCCTGCGCGGGTATCAGCGGCGGGTGCAGCAGATCAATGCCCTGGAACCCGAACTCGCCGCGCTGACGGATGCAGAACTACAGGCCCGCACCATCCTGCTGAAGCAGAAGCTCGCGGATGGTGCCACGCTGGATGGCATCCTCCCCGAGGCCTTCGCCATAGTGCGGGAGGCATCGAAACGTGTTTTCGGTATGCGTCATTTCGACGTCCAGCTGATCGGCGGCATGGTCCTGCATGACGGCAAGATCGCGGAAATGCGGACCGGCGAAGGCAAGACGCTGGTGGCCACCCTGCCTGTCTATCTCAACGCCCTGACCGGAAAGGGCGTGCATGTGGTGACGGTGAATGACTACCTCGCCCGCCGCGATGCGGAAACAATGGGACAGCTGTACAGCTTCCTCGGGCTGTCTACCGGCATCGTGGTCCATGGGCAGGAAGAGCTTGAACGCCGTGCCGCTTATCATGCCGACATCACCTATGGCACCAATAACGAATTCGGGTTCGATTACCTGCGCGACAACATGAAGTACCGGCTGGAGGATATGGTCCAGCGCGACTTCACTTACGCCATCGTCGACGAAGTCGACAGCATCCTGATTGATGAGGCCCGTACCCCGCTGATCATCTCCGGCCCGGCGGAAGACAGCTCCAACCTCTATCGCTCGGTCGACGCAGTGGTCAGGGAGCTGGTAAAAGACCCGGCTGCTTTCGAAAAAGACGAAAAGCAGCGCAGCGTACACCTGACCGAAGCCGGATCGGAAAAGGTCGAGGAGATGCTGCATGCAAGCGGCATCCTGACCGACGGCAATCTTTACGACACCTTCAACATCACCGTGCTGCACCATGTGCAGCAATCGCTGCGGGCACATACCCTGTTCGAGCGGAACGTCGAATATATTGTCCGCGACGACAAAGTGATCATCATCGACGAATTCACTGGCCGTATGATGGATGGCCGTCGTTACTCGGAAGGGTTGCACCAGGCGCTGGAAGCCAAGGAACATGTAACCGTCCAGCAGGAAAACCAGACGCTGGCCTCCATCACCTTTCAGAACTACTTCCGCATGTATCCGAAACTGGCGGGCATGACAGGCACCGCACTGACCGAAGCGGATGAATTCGCCGAGATCTACAAGCTCGACGTACTGGCGGTTCCTACCAACCTGCCGGTCCAGCGCAAGGATGGCGATGATGAAGTCTATCGCACCGCACGTGAGAAATATGAGGCCGTCGCCAATCTGATCGAGGAAATCCGCACCCGCGGACAGCCTGTTCTGGTAGGCACGACCTCCATCGAAAAGAGCGAAGTGATCAAGCAGTTGCTGGATCAGAAGCGCATCCCTGCCGAATTGCTGAACGCCAAGCAGCACGAGCGTGAGGCCATCATTGTTGCCGAAGCCGGTGCGCCGGGCCGTGTCACTATCGCCACCAACATGGCCGGGCGCGGCACCGACATCAAACTCGGCGGCAATGCCGAGGCACGGATCCAGACCGAGCTTGCGGATATGCCGGAAGGACCGGAACGCGACGCCGCGATCGCCCGGATCGAACAGGAAGTGCAGGAAGCGCATGAAGCCGTGCGCAAGGCCGGTGGCCTGTTCGTGATCGGCACGGAACGCCATGAAAGTCGCCGCATTGATAATCAGCTTCGTGGCCGCTCCGGCCGGCAGGGCGATCCGGGCGAATCCCGCTTCTTCCTGTCGCTGGAAGATGATCTGATGCGCATCTTCGGCAGTGACCGCATGGGCGCGATGCTGCAACGCCTCGGGCTGAAGGATGGCGAGGCGATCATCCATCCCTGGATCAACAAGGCTCTGGAAAAAGCGCAGAAGAAAGTCGAGGCCCGCAACTTCGATATGCGCAAGAACGTGCTGAAATACGACGACGTGATGAATGACCAGCGCAAGGAAGTCTACGCCCAGCGCCGCGAATTCATGAACGCCGATGATGTGAGCGAAACCGTCGCCGACATGCGGGAAGAAGTGATCGACACCCTGATCACCCGCCATATCCCCGAGCGTGCGTTTCAGGAGCAATGGGATACAGCCGGCCTGGCCGCTGGCCTGCGCGCGCTGCTGAATGCCGATATTCCGGTCGAGCAATGGGGGCGTGAAGAAGGTGTTGACGAGGCGGAAATGCGCCGCCGCGTTCAGGCTGCCGCCACAGAGCTGATGGATGTGAAGGCCGCCCATGCCGGGGCCGATGCCATGCGCTATATCGAGAAGGCCCTGCTGCTACAAACACTGGATCAGGTGTGGAAAGAACATCTGCTGCTGCTTGACCAGCTTCGTCAGGGCATCGGCCTGCGCGCCTACGGCCAGCGCGATCCGCTCAATGAATACAAGAGCGAGGCTTTTTCTCTGTTCAATGCAATGCTGGATGAGCTGAAACAGCGCGTCACCGCTATTCTGGCGCAGGTGGAATTCGGTGCACCGCCCCCGGCCAGCGCCGATCCCTTCGTCAGCGGCTCCAGCCAGTTTGTGGAAAGCCATCCCGAACCCGTCAGCATCCGTATGGCTGTCGGCCCGAATGGGGAGGATATCCCCCTGCCCCCCCCTCCCCCTGCGATGTTTTCCGCTGCCTATGCAGATGTAGAGGGGATTGACTTCAATGATCCTTCCACATGGATCAATGTTCCTCGCAATGCTCCCTGCCCGTGCGGGTCCGGGCAAAAATACAAGCACTGCCATGGCAGACTTGGCTAA
- a CDS encoding bifunctional GNAT family N-acetyltransferase/(deoxy)nucleoside triphosphate pyrophosphohydrolase yields the protein MADEARPERPPFSFRARSSGAEIARPPSGRTSSETPAFKPLRTERLILRPFSPEDAPALHRLINDWEISRTLAEVPFPYPRSLADEWIGSTLRGLRDGTAWHLGITGHEGYEPAPKETLIGGVGLRLLPEGRGSFRQAGRAASIGYWVGRRFWGHGVATEAVGRLCRWAMANLPINRLEATADRDNLASIAVLKRIGFREVGAGVKTFRSRAGEVPVLHFEALRDDLFGAPDAGLPRGREQAAPPQPGIMPGTAPAHLPVLLVVAAALVNAQGEILLARRPEGRSMAGLWEFPGGKVEPGETPEQALIRELREELGVDASAGCLAPLAFASHAYEKFHLLMPLYACRRWQGVPRPREEQALAWVLPDQLDRYPMPAADIPLIPILRDLL from the coding sequence GTGGCGGATGAAGCACGGCCGGAAAGGCCTCCGTTCAGTTTTCGGGCGCGGAGCAGCGGTGCGGAGATAGCCCGTCCGCCATCGGGTCGGACTTCATCCGAAACACCTGCCTTCAAGCCGCTCCGTACGGAGCGGCTTATTCTACGTCCATTTTCCCCCGAGGATGCGCCGGCCCTGCACCGGTTGATCAATGATTGGGAAATCAGTCGCACTCTGGCAGAGGTTCCGTTTCCTTATCCACGCAGTCTGGCCGATGAGTGGATCGGTTCCACCTTGCGGGGTCTCCGGGATGGGACGGCATGGCATCTCGGCATTACCGGCCATGAAGGCTATGAGCCAGCTCCCAAGGAAACCCTGATCGGCGGTGTCGGCCTGCGTCTGCTGCCGGAAGGGCGCGGCAGTTTCCGGCAGGCTGGACGGGCGGCGAGCATCGGCTACTGGGTCGGACGGCGTTTCTGGGGGCATGGGGTGGCGACCGAGGCGGTCGGAAGGTTGTGTCGCTGGGCCATGGCCAATCTGCCGATCAACCGGCTGGAAGCGACGGCTGACCGCGATAATCTGGCTTCGATCGCTGTGTTGAAGCGGATTGGTTTTCGGGAGGTCGGGGCAGGCGTGAAAACCTTTCGCTCCCGGGCCGGAGAAGTGCCGGTGCTTCATTTCGAGGCGCTGAGGGATGATTTGTTCGGAGCACCCGATGCGGGGCTGCCGCGCGGGCGGGAACAGGCAGCACCGCCACAACCGGGCATCATGCCGGGCACGGCGCCTGCCCATCTGCCGGTCCTGCTGGTGGTTGCGGCGGCGCTGGTGAATGCTCAGGGAGAGATCCTGCTGGCCCGGCGTCCGGAAGGGCGCAGCATGGCGGGGCTGTGGGAGTTCCCAGGTGGCAAGGTGGAACCCGGGGAGACCCCTGAACAGGCCCTGATCCGTGAATTGCGGGAGGAGCTGGGGGTAGATGCCTCCGCCGGATGTCTGGCCCCTCTCGCCTTTGCCAGCCATGCGTATGAAAAATTTCATCTTTTGATGCCGCTTTACGCATGCCGTCGCTGGCAGGGTGTGCCGAGACCAAGAGAGGAGCAGGCTCTGGCATGGGTGCTGCCGGATCAACTCGACCGTTACCCGATGCCGGCGGCCGATATACCGCTCATCCCTATATTGCGGGATCTGCTCTAA
- a CDS encoding J domain-containing protein, with protein MMARRAPRTRAYAPDPDAPTRDCDMAGCEMPAAYRAPKSRTELRHYWWFCLEHVRAYNASWDFYKGMSPGQIEAHLRADTAWQRPSWPLGQNGAPVAPEDLLRDPLGVLRDGAAAATRRKKPEEERPPKELREPLMIMSLPWPVTWEDIRSRYKELAKRYHPDANGGSREAEERLKVINQAYATLRRGLAGEPARNGNASEQAA; from the coding sequence ATGATGGCCAGACGCGCTCCGCGAACGAGGGCCTACGCGCCCGATCCGGACGCGCCGACCCGTGACTGTGACATGGCTGGCTGTGAGATGCCGGCCGCTTATCGTGCACCAAAATCGAGGACCGAACTACGCCATTACTGGTGGTTCTGCCTGGAGCACGTCCGCGCCTACAATGCGTCGTGGGATTTTTATAAGGGAATGAGCCCGGGCCAGATTGAGGCGCATCTGCGGGCTGATACCGCATGGCAGCGGCCCAGCTGGCCTTTGGGCCAAAACGGTGCTCCCGTTGCGCCGGAAGATTTATTGCGTGATCCGCTGGGCGTGCTGCGCGATGGCGCGGCTGCTGCCACCCGCCGTAAAAAACCGGAGGAGGAGCGCCCCCCAAAAGAATTACGGGAGCCGCTGATGATCATGAGTCTGCCCTGGCCTGTGACCTGGGAAGATATCAGAAGCCGCTACAAGGAGCTGGCCAAGAGGTATCACCCGGATGCCAACGGAGGCAGCCGTGAGGCCGAGGAGCGGCTGAAAGTCATCAACCAGGCCTATGCCACGCTGCGGCGGGGTCTGGCCGGGGAACCCGCCCGGAATGGAAACGCTTCCGAGCAGGCTGCCTGA
- the cobS gene encoding cobaltochelatase subunit CobS, with the protein MTKVAAISETRDPEEGIAPTSALTVPDITLRVREVFGIDSDMEVPAFSIRTEHVPEADPTYRFDPETTLALLAGYAHNRRVMVQGYHGTGKSTHIEQVAARLNWPCIRVNLDSHISRIDLIGKDAIVLKDGRQVTEFREGILPWALQHACALVFDEYDAGRPDVMFVIQRVLEVEGKLTLLDQNRVIRPHPSFRLFATANTVGLGDTTGLYHGTQQINQGQMDRWNIVTTLNYLPHAQETEIVLAKMGVDGAKNPQARKEVESMVALAELTRAGFINGDISTVMSPRTVITWAQNARIFKDLGFAFRVTFLNKCDEAERTTVAEYYQRCFNEDIPTGLFNRKAF; encoded by the coding sequence ATGACCAAGGTTGCCGCCATCTCCGAAACAAGGGATCCGGAGGAAGGGATTGCCCCAACTTCTGCATTGACCGTCCCCGACATTACTCTCCGTGTGAGAGAGGTGTTCGGTATTGATTCCGATATGGAGGTGCCCGCCTTCTCGATCCGGACCGAACATGTGCCGGAGGCGGACCCGACCTATCGCTTCGATCCGGAGACGACGCTGGCCCTGCTGGCAGGCTATGCTCATAATCGCCGGGTGATGGTTCAGGGCTATCACGGCACTGGCAAGTCCACCCATATCGAGCAGGTGGCGGCGCGGCTCAACTGGCCCTGTATCCGCGTCAATCTGGACAGCCATATCAGCCGTATCGACCTGATCGGCAAGGATGCCATCGTGCTGAAGGATGGTCGTCAGGTCACGGAATTTCGCGAAGGAATTCTTCCCTGGGCGTTGCAGCATGCCTGTGCGCTGGTGTTCGACGAATACGATGCAGGCCGCCCGGATGTGATGTTCGTGATCCAGCGCGTGCTGGAGGTCGAGGGCAAGCTCACCCTGCTGGACCAGAATCGCGTCATCCGCCCGCATCCTTCCTTCCGTCTGTTCGCGACGGCGAATACAGTCGGGTTGGGCGATACGACCGGGCTGTATCATGGCACGCAGCAGATCAATCAGGGGCAGATGGACCGTTGGAACATCGTCACCACTCTGAATTATCTGCCGCATGCGCAGGAGACGGAGATCGTGCTGGCCAAAATGGGTGTGGATGGAGCGAAAAATCCGCAAGCCCGTAAGGAGGTCGAAAGCATGGTGGCTCTGGCGGAGCTGACCCGGGCAGGTTTCATCAATGGCGATATTTCTACAGTGATGTCACCACGGACGGTCATTACCTGGGCCCAGAATGCCCGGATTTTCAAGGATCTAGGCTTTGCGTTCCGTGTCACCTTTCTGAACAAATGCGATGAGGCGGAGCGCACGACCGTGGCCGAATATTATCAGCGCTGCTTCAACGAGGATATTCCGACCGGTCTGTTCAACCGGAAAGCCTTCTGA
- a CDS encoding BolA family protein, with product MTQEHAPLIGSRAQRIEDVLRARFTPVHLDVQDDSARHAGHAGLRHQSRGPASTGETHFKVTLISDTFHGISRVQRSRAVHEALEAEFAGGLHALVLSLRTPEEQAAINAA from the coding sequence ATGACACAGGAACATGCTCCCCTCATAGGCAGCCGCGCGCAACGGATCGAAGACGTTTTACGCGCCCGCTTTACCCCGGTACATCTCGATGTGCAGGATGACAGTGCTCGCCATGCAGGCCATGCCGGACTCCGTCATCAGAGCCGAGGCCCAGCCAGCACGGGCGAAACACATTTCAAAGTGACACTGATCTCTGACACTTTCCACGGCATATCCCGTGTCCAGCGCTCCCGCGCCGTGCATGAGGCTCTGGAGGCTGAATTCGCAGGCGGGCTGCATGCTCTGGTCCTGAGTCTGCGCACTCCGGAAGAACAGGCGGCGATCAACGCCGCCTGA